Proteins from a single region of Nocardioides anomalus:
- a CDS encoding MarR family winged helix-turn-helix transcriptional regulator translates to MTDQQRDPIREAHRQWVRHGWADAADGMVMVTSLVRAQQLLMERIDAVLRPLELTFARYEVLRLLSFSSAGAMPMTRLGSLLQVHPTSVTSAVDRLERQGYVERQRQDEDRRVVLAAITDAGRAVVERATDGLNGEVFEQPGLDARQLEELTGLLGALRRRAGDTVD, encoded by the coding sequence ATGACCGACCAGCAGCGCGACCCGATCCGCGAGGCGCACCGGCAGTGGGTGCGGCACGGGTGGGCTGACGCCGCCGACGGCATGGTCATGGTCACCTCGCTGGTCCGGGCGCAGCAGCTGCTCATGGAGCGCATCGACGCCGTGCTGCGGCCGCTGGAGCTGACCTTCGCGCGCTACGAGGTCCTGCGCCTGCTGTCCTTCTCGAGCGCCGGCGCGATGCCGATGACCCGGCTCGGCTCCCTGCTCCAGGTGCACCCGACGTCGGTGACGAGCGCGGTGGACCGCCTCGAGCGCCAGGGGTACGTCGAGCGCCAGCGCCAGGACGAGGACCGCCGGGTCGTGCTCGCGGCCATCACCGACGCCGGTCGCGCGGTCGTCGAGAGGGCCACCGACGGGCTCAACGGCGAGGTCTTCGAGCAGCCCGGGCTCGACGCGCGCCAGCTCGAGGAGCTGACGGGCCTGCTCGGCGCGCTCCGCCGCCGCGCGGGCGACACGGTGGACTGA
- a CDS encoding HAD family hydrolase, whose product MSESHLGLPADIRACLFDLDGVLTSTASVHAAAWKEAFDEFLHEHDASAAPFDIDRDYPAYVDGKPRRDGVRDFLASRGIELPEGADDDAPDAHTVSGIGNRKQGLLLEVVKRDGVQPYPGAVRFLEAARDAGLRRAVVSSSENCQAFVEAAGIEDLLEVRVDGVSVREQGLHGKPAPDTFLAAAQELGVPAAQAAVFEDALAGVEAGRAGHFGFVVGVDRAHQADALKEHGASVVVNDIGDLL is encoded by the coding sequence GTGAGCGAATCGCACCTCGGCCTGCCCGCCGACATCCGCGCCTGCCTCTTCGACCTCGACGGGGTGCTGACCTCGACGGCGTCGGTGCACGCGGCGGCGTGGAAGGAGGCCTTCGACGAGTTCCTCCACGAGCACGACGCGAGCGCGGCACCGTTCGACATCGACCGCGACTACCCGGCGTACGTCGACGGCAAGCCGCGCCGCGACGGCGTCCGCGACTTCCTCGCCTCCCGCGGGATCGAGCTGCCCGAGGGCGCGGACGACGACGCGCCGGACGCGCACACCGTCTCCGGCATCGGCAACCGCAAGCAGGGCCTGCTGCTCGAGGTGGTCAAGCGCGACGGGGTGCAGCCCTACCCGGGCGCCGTCCGCTTCCTCGAGGCCGCGCGTGACGCCGGGCTGCGCCGGGCGGTGGTGTCCTCGAGCGAGAACTGCCAGGCCTTCGTCGAGGCCGCCGGCATCGAGGACCTGCTCGAGGTGCGCGTGGACGGCGTCAGCGTGCGCGAGCAGGGCCTGCACGGCAAGCCGGCGCCCGACACGTTCCTGGCCGCGGCGCAGGAGCTCGGCGTGCCGGCCGCCCAGGCCGCCGTCTTCGAGGACGCCCTGGCCGGCGTCGAGGCCGGCCGGGCCGGCCACTTCGGCTTCGTGGTGGGGGTGGACCGGGCCCACCAGGCCGACGCGCTCAAGGAGCACGGCGCGTCCGTGGTCGTCAACGACATCGGCGACCTGCTGTGA
- a CDS encoding glycoside hydrolase family 65 protein → MSTPTTPAKAPYPVEAWVVREPELDLDRLAITESVFALSNGHIGLRGNLDEGDPHGLPGSYLSSYYESRPLPYAESAYGNPEDGQTVVNVTDGKLFRVLVDDEPFDVRYGELERHERVLDLRAGTLHREVEWVTPAGQRVRIRSTRLVSFTHRSIVAIRHEVEAVDQPLRVIVQSELVANETVPVADDDPRVAAAMESPLESEEHFGDTTRAHLVHITKGSRQRMASAMDHHVHGPDGTEVSTEAHADWARTTVGCRLEPGESLVITKYVSYGWSSQRTVPALRDQVAAALTSAAQEGWDSMLEAQRAYLDAFWETADVVVEGDDEVQQAVRFALFHVLQAGARAERRAIAAKGLTGPGYDGHAFWDTEMFVLPVLSYVHPDAASDALLWRYSTLDLARERAQQLGLAGAAFAWRTIRGQECSAYWPAGTAAFHVNADVVDALVRYVHATGDEAFERDVATEVLVEVARLWMSLGHHDRHGAFRIQGVTGPDEYSALADDNVYTNLMAQRSLRAAAVVAQRHREVATRLAVTDDEIAAWETAADLVLVAFNDELGVHEQATGFSDLAPWDFERHHDYPLLLSEPYGELYRRQVVKQADLVLALHWRGDAFTPVEKARAFAYYEPITVRDSSLSACTQAVVAAEVGHLELAHEYLAEAALMDLRNLAHNTKDGLHIASLAGTWLGLVAGFGGLRDHDGRLTFAPALPHGITRLSFSLLWRGSRLTVSAEPARTTYAVADGDEPVTLGHAGQQVTIAPGEPVTLANRHVEPLTPVPTQPPGREPYRR, encoded by the coding sequence GTGAGCACCCCGACGACGCCGGCGAAGGCGCCGTACCCCGTCGAGGCGTGGGTCGTCCGCGAGCCCGAGCTCGACCTGGACCGGCTGGCCATCACCGAGTCGGTCTTCGCGCTCAGCAACGGCCACATCGGGCTGCGCGGCAACCTCGACGAGGGCGACCCGCACGGGCTGCCCGGGAGCTACCTGTCGTCGTACTACGAGTCGCGCCCGCTGCCCTACGCCGAGTCGGCGTACGGCAACCCCGAGGACGGCCAGACCGTCGTCAACGTGACCGACGGCAAGCTGTTCCGGGTCCTGGTCGACGACGAGCCCTTCGACGTCCGGTACGGCGAGCTCGAGCGCCACGAGCGCGTCCTCGACCTGCGCGCGGGCACCCTGCACCGTGAGGTCGAGTGGGTCACCCCGGCCGGCCAGCGGGTCCGGATCCGCAGCACCCGGCTCGTCTCCTTCACCCACCGCTCGATCGTGGCCATCCGGCACGAGGTCGAGGCCGTGGACCAGCCGCTGCGCGTCATCGTGCAGTCCGAGCTGGTGGCCAACGAGACCGTGCCCGTCGCCGACGACGACCCCCGCGTGGCCGCGGCCATGGAGTCACCGCTGGAGTCCGAGGAGCACTTCGGCGACACCACCCGCGCCCACCTGGTGCACATCACCAAGGGCTCGCGGCAGCGGATGGCCTCGGCCATGGACCACCACGTGCACGGCCCGGACGGCACCGAGGTCTCGACCGAGGCGCACGCCGACTGGGCGCGCACCACGGTCGGGTGCCGGCTCGAGCCGGGCGAGTCGCTGGTCATCACCAAGTACGTCTCCTACGGCTGGTCCTCCCAGCGCACCGTGCCCGCCCTGCGCGACCAGGTCGCGGCCGCGCTGACCAGCGCCGCGCAGGAGGGCTGGGACTCGATGCTCGAGGCGCAGCGGGCCTACCTGGACGCGTTCTGGGAGACCGCCGACGTGGTCGTCGAGGGCGACGACGAGGTCCAGCAGGCCGTGCGGTTCGCGCTGTTCCACGTGCTCCAGGCCGGCGCCCGCGCCGAGCGCCGGGCCATCGCCGCCAAGGGCCTCACCGGGCCGGGGTACGACGGCCACGCGTTCTGGGACACCGAGATGTTCGTCCTGCCGGTGCTGTCCTACGTCCACCCGGACGCGGCGTCCGACGCGCTGCTGTGGCGCTACTCCACCCTCGACCTGGCCCGCGAGCGCGCCCAGCAGCTCGGCCTGGCCGGCGCGGCGTTCGCCTGGCGGACCATCCGCGGACAGGAGTGCTCGGCGTACTGGCCGGCCGGGACGGCGGCGTTCCACGTCAACGCCGACGTGGTCGACGCGCTGGTCCGCTACGTGCACGCCACGGGTGACGAGGCCTTCGAGCGCGACGTGGCCACCGAGGTGCTCGTCGAGGTCGCCCGGCTGTGGATGTCGCTGGGCCACCACGACCGCCACGGCGCGTTCCGCATCCAGGGCGTCACCGGCCCCGACGAGTACTCCGCGCTGGCCGACGACAACGTCTACACCAACCTGATGGCCCAGCGGAGCCTGCGGGCGGCCGCCGTCGTGGCCCAGCGCCACCGCGAGGTCGCCACCCGGCTCGCGGTCACCGACGACGAGATCGCGGCGTGGGAGACCGCCGCCGACCTGGTCCTCGTCGCCTTCAACGACGAGCTCGGCGTGCACGAGCAGGCCACCGGCTTCAGCGACCTCGCACCCTGGGACTTCGAGCGCCACCACGACTACCCGCTGCTGCTGAGCGAGCCGTACGGCGAGCTCTACCGCCGCCAGGTCGTCAAGCAGGCCGACCTGGTCCTCGCCCTGCACTGGCGCGGCGACGCGTTCACACCGGTGGAGAAGGCCCGCGCCTTCGCCTACTACGAGCCGATCACCGTGCGCGACAGCTCGCTCTCGGCCTGCACCCAGGCCGTGGTCGCGGCCGAGGTCGGCCACCTCGAGCTGGCCCACGAGTACCTCGCCGAGGCCGCGCTCATGGACCTGCGCAACCTGGCCCACAACACCAAGGACGGCCTGCACATCGCCTCGCTGGCCGGCACCTGGCTCGGCCTGGTCGCCGGCTTCGGCGGCCTGCGCGACCACGACGGCCGGCTCACCTTCGCCCCCGCGCTCCCGCACGGCATCACCCGGCTGAGCTTCTCGCTGCTCTGGCGCGGCAGCCGGCTCACGGTCAGCGCCGAGCCCGCCCGGACGACGTACGCCGTGGCGGACGGCGACGAGCCCGTGACGCTCGGTCACGCCGGTCAGCAGGTGACGATCGCCCCCGGCGAGCCGGTCACCCTGGCGAACCGGCACGTCGAGCCGCTCACCCCGGTGCCCACCCAGCCGCCCGGCCGGGAGCCCTACCGGCGCTGA
- a CDS encoding CHAP domain-containing protein, translating to MTISNKLLGPGEPELVESSVPKRSRCSLTATHSGSRRTAPKQVRSRVVLVETGRVQFSWTTARHALAGTWRLSVACRAKKANAARVVAHGVVKVGAAGKGHSTSKRDGTALTRRVEVDVMHASTDGIGASGCEPTGTVLVRAGDWMQSRGGGVDVFSNGPKCTSLSNPYQCVELVNRLITAKGWSTRIRGDAWEFWDHASKTDFEQHPNGSGYIPVPGDVIVWYGSGDIGQYGHVQVVDSVSGSTVHVVQQNSAGARADLQISASGAIGGRSWPGNSEYVKGFLHAKKNVLSAAQAFNGHIVQWDGDRKTQKTAWWVSGGKRYWIPTSAVYYCLKNSGAPGPDVLTATVLDSLPDQNGAWVRCDSSGTGVGSGPPPTETDPGGPVDPNPPQPPPAPTTWAETTGSVAHTWTNYTNAGGSEGPTIASNQTVQIACKLTGFRVADGNTWWYRIAQSPWNGAYYVSADAFYNNGATSGSLRGTPFVDNNVANC from the coding sequence TTGACCATCAGCAACAAGCTGCTGGGGCCGGGTGAGCCGGAGCTCGTGGAGTCGAGTGTCCCCAAGCGGTCCCGGTGCTCGTTGACGGCGACCCACTCCGGCTCCCGGCGCACGGCCCCGAAGCAGGTCCGGAGCAGGGTCGTCCTGGTCGAGACCGGGCGTGTGCAGTTCTCCTGGACGACCGCGCGTCACGCGCTGGCCGGGACCTGGCGGCTGAGTGTCGCCTGTCGCGCCAAGAAGGCGAACGCCGCACGGGTCGTCGCGCACGGCGTGGTCAAGGTCGGCGCCGCCGGCAAGGGCCACTCGACGTCGAAGCGCGACGGGACCGCCCTCACGCGCCGGGTCGAGGTCGACGTGATGCACGCGTCGACCGACGGCATCGGAGCCTCTGGGTGCGAGCCGACAGGGACGGTCCTGGTCCGGGCGGGTGACTGGATGCAGAGCCGTGGCGGCGGTGTGGACGTCTTCTCGAACGGCCCGAAGTGCACGAGTCTGAGCAATCCGTACCAGTGCGTCGAGCTCGTCAACCGGCTCATCACCGCGAAGGGCTGGAGCACCCGCATCCGTGGCGACGCCTGGGAGTTCTGGGACCACGCGAGCAAGACGGACTTCGAACAGCACCCCAACGGCAGCGGCTACATCCCCGTCCCGGGCGACGTCATCGTCTGGTACGGCTCGGGCGACATCGGTCAGTACGGTCACGTGCAGGTCGTCGACTCGGTGTCCGGTTCGACCGTGCACGTCGTGCAGCAGAACTCGGCGGGTGCGCGCGCGGACCTCCAGATCAGCGCCAGCGGCGCCATCGGTGGCCGCAGCTGGCCAGGCAACTCGGAGTACGTCAAGGGCTTCCTGCACGCCAAGAAGAACGTGCTCTCCGCCGCCCAGGCCTTCAACGGTCACATCGTGCAGTGGGACGGAGACCGCAAGACCCAGAAGACCGCCTGGTGGGTGAGTGGCGGGAAGCGGTACTGGATCCCGACCTCGGCCGTCTACTACTGCCTGAAGAACTCCGGAGCGCCTGGCCCCGACGTGCTCACGGCGACCGTCCTCGACAGCCTTCCCGACCAGAACGGCGCGTGGGTCAGGTGCGACTCGTCGGGGACGGGCGTCGGGAGCGGACCTCCACCCACGGAGACCGACCCAGGGGGGCCTGTCGACCCGAACCCGCCACAGCCACCGCCCGCGCCCACGACCTGGGCGGAGACCACCGGCAGCGTGGCCCACACGTGGACCAACTACACCAACGCCGGGGGCTCGGAGGGTCCCACCATCGCCTCGAACCAGACCGTCCAGATCGCCTGCAAGCTGACGGGGTTCCGGGTCGCGGACGGCAACACGTGGTGGTACCGGATCGCCCAGTCGCCGTGGAACGGCGCCTACTACGTCTCGGCCGACGCGTTCTACAACAACGGCGCCACCTCGGGCTCGCTGCGTGGTACGCCGTTCGTCGACAACAACGTGGCGAACTGCTGA
- the icmF gene encoding fused isobutyryl-CoA mutase/GTPase IcmF, producing the protein MSELHVPQHPVRLVTASSLFDGHDASINIMRRIFMAQGCEVVHLGHNRSVQEVVDAAVEEDVQGVAVSSYQGGHIEYFEYLVQSLKERGADHVHVVGGGGGVIVHDEIERLRASGVTIFSPEDGQRLGLPGMINTVVRDLDFDLWDRKPVTADAVISGDRMAIARAITGVEEGRLDAAMTHALEQAAGQRHVPVLGITGTGGSGKSSLTDELVRRLRVDQQDKLRVAVVAVDPTRRKGGGALLGDRIRMNAVDGDRVYFRSLATRGAHELPDYLSGIITVLKAAGFDLVVVETPGIGQGDAAVVPFVDASMYVMTPEFGAASQLEKIDMLDFADVVAINKFERRGAEDALRDVGRQLVRNREAFGRRPEDMPVFGTSAATFNDDGVTALYQHLRGVLDLEAGVLPPVDVRHSSRLRAVVPPERTRYLAEITETVRGHHARTEELVDQARAVQRLRWVADTVADARAALAPSLEAAEAALDREVSTELEQWPSVVAEYDAHPGRESLSGNRIPRVAVPRYEDHGELVRWLRRENLPGRFPFTAGVFPFKRDNEDPARMFAGEGDPARTNRRFKVLSEGQPATRLSTAFDSVTLYGRDPDERPDIYGKVGTSGVSVATLDDMKQLYDGFDLLDPTTSVSMTINGPAPTVLAFFLNTAMDQARERGLDPHEALKTVRGTVQADILKEDQGQNTCLFSTEFSLRCMADIQEWFIEQGIRNFYSVSISGYHIAEAGANPISQLAFTLANGFTYVESYLARGMDIDAFAPNLSFFFSNGMDPEYSVIGRVARRIWAVAMKEKYGAGERSQKLKYHVQTSGRSLHAQEMDFNDIRTTLQALIAIYDNAQSLHTNAYDEAVTTPTTESVRRALAIQLIINKEWGLALNENPLQGSFIIDELTDLVEEAVLKEFDAINERGGVLGAMETGYQRGRIQDESMLYEHRKHDGSLPIIGVNTFRRSEGADEGTPDHVELARATEDEKSSQLRRVHAFQAAHEQEAAAALARLKEAATNDENVFAVLMDAARVCSLGQVTEAFFEVGGAYRRNV; encoded by the coding sequence ATGAGCGAGCTCCACGTCCCGCAGCACCCGGTGCGCCTGGTCACGGCCAGCAGCCTCTTCGACGGCCACGACGCGTCGATCAACATCATGCGCCGGATCTTCATGGCCCAGGGCTGCGAGGTGGTCCACCTCGGCCACAACCGCAGCGTCCAGGAGGTCGTCGACGCCGCGGTCGAGGAGGACGTCCAGGGCGTCGCCGTCAGCAGCTACCAGGGCGGCCACATCGAGTACTTCGAGTACCTCGTCCAGTCGCTCAAGGAGCGCGGCGCCGACCACGTCCACGTCGTGGGCGGGGGCGGCGGGGTGATCGTGCACGACGAGATCGAGCGGCTGCGCGCCAGCGGGGTGACGATCTTCTCCCCCGAGGACGGCCAGCGGCTCGGGCTGCCGGGGATGATCAACACCGTCGTCCGCGACCTCGACTTCGACCTCTGGGACCGCAAGCCCGTCACGGCCGACGCGGTCATCAGCGGCGACCGGATGGCCATCGCCCGCGCGATCACCGGCGTGGAGGAGGGCCGCCTCGACGCCGCCATGACCCACGCGCTCGAGCAGGCGGCCGGCCAGCGCCACGTCCCGGTCCTGGGCATCACCGGCACCGGCGGCTCGGGCAAGTCCAGCCTCACCGACGAGCTCGTGCGCCGGCTCCGCGTCGACCAGCAGGACAAGCTGCGCGTCGCGGTGGTCGCGGTCGACCCGACCCGGCGCAAGGGCGGCGGCGCGCTGCTCGGCGACCGGATCCGGATGAACGCCGTCGACGGCGACCGGGTCTACTTCCGGAGCCTGGCGACCCGCGGGGCGCACGAGCTGCCCGACTACCTCAGCGGCATCATCACCGTGCTCAAGGCGGCCGGCTTCGACCTGGTCGTCGTGGAGACCCCGGGCATCGGCCAGGGCGACGCGGCGGTGGTGCCGTTCGTGGACGCGAGCATGTACGTCATGACGCCGGAGTTCGGCGCGGCCAGCCAGCTGGAGAAGATCGACATGCTCGACTTCGCCGACGTCGTGGCCATCAACAAGTTCGAGCGTCGTGGCGCCGAGGACGCCCTGCGCGACGTCGGGCGCCAGCTGGTCCGCAACCGTGAGGCGTTCGGCCGGCGCCCCGAGGACATGCCGGTCTTCGGCACCAGCGCGGCGACCTTCAACGACGACGGCGTCACCGCGCTCTACCAGCACCTGCGCGGCGTGCTCGACCTCGAGGCCGGCGTCCTGCCCCCGGTCGACGTGCGGCACTCGTCCAGGCTGCGCGCCGTCGTGCCCCCGGAGCGGACGCGCTACCTCGCCGAGATCACCGAGACCGTCCGCGGCCACCACGCCCGCACCGAGGAGCTCGTCGACCAGGCCCGCGCCGTGCAGCGGCTGCGCTGGGTGGCCGACACGGTGGCCGACGCGCGCGCCGCGCTCGCCCCCAGCCTCGAGGCGGCCGAGGCCGCGCTCGACCGGGAGGTCAGCACCGAGCTCGAGCAGTGGCCCTCCGTGGTCGCCGAGTACGACGCGCACCCGGGCCGCGAGTCGCTGTCCGGCAACCGCATCCCGCGGGTCGCCGTGCCCCGCTACGAGGACCACGGCGAGCTGGTCCGCTGGCTGCGCCGCGAGAACCTCCCCGGCCGGTTCCCCTTCACCGCCGGCGTCTTCCCGTTCAAGCGGGACAACGAGGACCCGGCCCGGATGTTCGCCGGCGAGGGCGACCCGGCGCGCACCAACCGGCGCTTCAAGGTGCTCTCCGAGGGCCAGCCCGCGACGCGGCTGTCCACGGCGTTCGACTCGGTCACGCTCTACGGTCGCGACCCCGACGAGCGACCCGACATCTACGGCAAGGTCGGCACCTCCGGCGTCAGCGTGGCCACGCTGGACGACATGAAGCAGCTCTACGACGGCTTCGACCTGCTCGACCCGACCACCAGCGTCAGCATGACCATCAACGGCCCGGCCCCGACCGTGCTGGCCTTCTTCCTCAACACCGCGATGGACCAGGCCCGCGAGCGCGGGCTCGACCCCCACGAGGCGCTCAAGACCGTCCGCGGCACCGTGCAGGCCGACATCCTCAAGGAGGACCAGGGCCAGAACACCTGCCTGTTCTCCACCGAGTTCAGCCTGCGCTGCATGGCCGACATCCAGGAGTGGTTCATCGAGCAGGGGATCCGCAACTTCTACTCGGTCTCCATCTCCGGCTACCACATCGCCGAGGCCGGGGCGAACCCCATCAGCCAGCTCGCCTTCACCCTGGCCAACGGCTTCACCTACGTCGAGTCCTACCTCGCGCGCGGCATGGACATCGACGCCTTCGCGCCCAACCTGTCGTTCTTCTTCTCCAACGGCATGGACCCGGAGTACTCCGTCATCGGCCGCGTCGCCCGCCGGATCTGGGCGGTGGCGATGAAGGAGAAGTACGGCGCCGGAGAGCGCAGCCAGAAGCTGAAGTACCACGTGCAGACCTCGGGCCGTTCCCTGCACGCGCAGGAGATGGACTTCAACGACATCCGCACCACGCTCCAGGCACTGATCGCGATCTACGACAACGCCCAGTCGCTGCACACCAACGCCTACGACGAGGCGGTCACCACCCCCACCACCGAGTCCGTACGCCGCGCGCTCGCGATCCAGCTCATCATCAACAAGGAGTGGGGCCTGGCGCTGAACGAGAACCCGCTCCAGGGCTCGTTCATCATCGACGAGCTGACCGACCTGGTCGAGGAGGCGGTGCTCAAGGAGTTCGACGCCATCAACGAGCGCGGCGGCGTGCTCGGCGCGATGGAGACCGGCTACCAGCGCGGCCGGATCCAGGACGAGTCGATGCTCTACGAGCACCGCAAGCACGACGGCTCGCTGCCGATCATCGGCGTCAACACCTTCCGCCGATCCGAGGGCGCCGACGAGGGCACCCCCGACCACGTCGAGCTGGCCCGCGCGACCGAGGACGAGAAGTCCTCCCAGCTGCGGCGGGTGCACGCGTTCCAGGCCGCGCACGAGCAGGAGGCTGCCGCGGCCCTCGCCCGGCTCAAGGAGGCGGCGACCAACGACGAGAACGTCTTCGCCGTCCTCATGGACGCCGCCCGCGTCTGCTCGCTCGGTCAGGTCACCGAGGCGTTCTTCGAGGTCGGTGGCGCGTACCGGCGCAACGTGTGA
- a CDS encoding helical backbone metal receptor, with the protein MRPAQRVVSLVPSITEALASVDRDALVGATDWCTHPADLDDTLEARVRGTKNPDLAAIRALRPDVVIANREENRELDVRRLRASGVHVHVTRIETVPDAFAAYDELFDDVLGWPRPDWLEHARRLWLGPLPEVTATVAVAIWRDPWMVVGGRTFTGDLARRLGWANAYADSTDRYPTVDPTELAGVDLVLLPDEPYVFTADDGPEAFPGTPTRLVSGRLLTWYGPSLVEAHASLARRGD; encoded by the coding sequence GTGAGGCCCGCCCAGCGGGTCGTCAGCCTGGTCCCCTCCATCACCGAGGCCCTGGCCTCGGTGGACCGCGACGCCCTGGTCGGCGCCACCGACTGGTGCACCCACCCGGCCGACCTCGACGACACCCTCGAGGCCCGGGTCCGCGGCACCAAGAACCCGGACCTGGCCGCGATCCGCGCCCTGCGCCCGGACGTGGTGATCGCGAACCGGGAGGAGAACCGCGAGCTCGACGTCCGGCGCCTGCGCGCGTCCGGAGTCCACGTGCACGTGACGCGGATCGAGACCGTGCCGGACGCCTTCGCGGCGTACGACGAGCTGTTCGACGACGTCCTGGGCTGGCCGCGCCCGGACTGGCTCGAGCACGCGCGCAGGCTGTGGCTCGGCCCGCTGCCCGAGGTCACCGCCACCGTGGCCGTCGCGATCTGGCGCGACCCGTGGATGGTCGTGGGCGGTCGCACCTTCACCGGCGACCTGGCCCGCCGGCTCGGCTGGGCCAACGCGTACGCCGACAGCACGGACCGCTACCCCACGGTCGACCCGACCGAGCTGGCCGGCGTGGACCTGGTGCTGCTGCCCGACGAGCCCTACGTCTTCACCGCCGACGACGGTCCGGAGGCCTTCCCGGGCACCCCGACCCGGCTGGTCAGCGGCCGGCTGCTGACCTGGTACGGCCCGTCGCTGGTCGAGGCCCACGCGAGCCTCGCCCGGAGGGGTGACTAG
- a CDS encoding sensor histidine kinase — MEPVPRRRLPRLLALSWAFLWSAVVAVAIAAAVPGVLARRPTFATDSNSLQWLWVSRHVVPPALIALALAPWPAALERRSDTARGRGRRVVVSAVVVLVLTGALVGLIAVAPDRLPTITVDGGANRLDPFGTVSVAVLNGLAVVLAVWGVARRRSTEGLERWAVVASVAFLGDVWLTALFEDRYTVAYYLARALGLASSAFVLLAILRETSQIQVHTSETAHRLEERNAELLEANRLRDHLTAIVSHDLRTPLSGLQGYLELLRDDDLDSPLAHRMVERSWMLTRRLTLLTEDLLAAATLEHGDLVVTPEPVDLDQQLRECAACFPDLDLQLHCPTGLAAYADPLRLQQVLANLVRNAQKHGAEPVLISARPDPALPGGVTISVADAGPGVPAGFVPRLFDRYTQVADTATGGSGLGLSVVRDLVLAHGGDIHYDRARNAFVFTLPPPARRSRDGSGSVPTHQPAAEERAGVLEEQPQP, encoded by the coding sequence GTGGAGCCAGTACCGCGCCGGCGCCTCCCCCGACTGCTCGCGCTGTCGTGGGCCTTCCTGTGGTCGGCCGTCGTCGCCGTCGCCATCGCCGCGGCGGTGCCCGGCGTGCTCGCCCGCCGGCCGACGTTCGCCACCGACAGCAACAGCCTGCAGTGGCTGTGGGTCTCGCGGCACGTGGTGCCGCCGGCGCTCATCGCGCTGGCCCTGGCCCCCTGGCCCGCCGCGCTGGAGCGGCGCTCCGACACCGCCCGCGGGCGGGGCCGGCGGGTGGTGGTCTCGGCCGTGGTCGTGCTGGTCCTCACCGGCGCCCTCGTCGGGCTGATCGCGGTGGCGCCCGACCGGCTCCCCACCATCACCGTCGACGGCGGCGCGAACCGGCTCGACCCCTTCGGCACCGTCTCGGTCGCCGTCCTCAACGGCCTCGCGGTCGTGCTCGCGGTCTGGGGCGTGGCCCGGCGGCGCAGCACCGAGGGGCTCGAGCGCTGGGCCGTGGTCGCGTCGGTGGCCTTCCTCGGCGACGTGTGGCTGACCGCGCTCTTCGAGGACCGCTACACCGTCGCCTACTACCTGGCCCGCGCGCTGGGCCTGGCCTCGTCGGCCTTCGTGCTGCTCGCCATCCTGCGCGAGACCTCGCAGATCCAGGTCCACACCTCCGAGACCGCCCACCGGCTGGAGGAGCGCAACGCCGAGCTGCTCGAGGCCAACCGGCTGCGCGACCACCTCACCGCCATCGTGAGCCACGACCTCCGCACGCCGCTGTCCGGGCTGCAGGGCTACCTCGAGCTGCTCCGCGACGACGACCTGGACAGCCCGCTCGCGCACCGGATGGTCGAGCGCTCCTGGATGCTCACCCGCCGGCTCACCCTGCTGACCGAGGACCTGCTCGCCGCGGCCACCCTCGAGCACGGCGACCTGGTCGTCACCCCCGAGCCCGTCGACCTCGACCAACAGCTTCGCGAGTGCGCCGCCTGCTTCCCCGACCTCGACCTCCAGCTCCACTGCCCGACCGGCCTCGCGGCGTACGCCGACCCGCTGCGGCTCCAGCAGGTCCTGGCCAACCTGGTCCGCAACGCCCAGAAGCACGGCGCCGAGCCCGTCCTCATCAGCGCCCGCCCCGACCCCGCGCTGCCCGGGGGCGTGACCATCTCGGTCGCCGACGCCGGGCCCGGTGTGCCGGCAGGGTTCGTGCCGCGGCTCTTCGACCGCTACACCCAGGTCGCGGACACCGCCACCGGCGGCTCCGGCCTCGGCCTGTCGGTCGTCCGCGACCTGGTCCTGGCCCACGGCGGCGACATCCACTACGACCGGGCCCGCAACGCCTTCGTCTTCACCCTCCCGCCGCCGGCG